A window of the Cucurbita pepo subsp. pepo cultivar mu-cu-16 chromosome LG01, ASM280686v2, whole genome shotgun sequence genome harbors these coding sequences:
- the LOC111796191 gene encoding ABC transporter B family member 6-like: MMISRGLFGWSPPHIQPLTPVSEVSEPPESPSPYLDPGNDPTGERIEESEEMEEPEEIEPPPAAVPFSRLFACADRLDWTLMVVGSIAAAAHGTALVIYLHYFAKIVHVQRIPHEQQYERFRELALRVVYIAIGVFVAGWIEVSCWILTGERQTAVIRSRYVQVLLNQDMSFFDTYGNNGDIVSQVLSDVLLIQSALSEKVGNYIHNMATFFSGLVIGFINCWQIALITLGTGPFIVAAGGISNIFLHRLAENIQDAYAEAASIAEQAVSYARTLYAFTNETLAKYSYATSLQATLRYGILISLVQGLGLGFTYGLAICSCALQLWVGRFLVTHQKAHGGEIITALFSIILSGLGLNQAATNFYSFDQGRIAAYRLFEMISRSSSGSNQDGVTPSSIQGNIEFRNVYFSYLSRPEIPILSGFYLTVPAKKAVALVGRNGSGKSSIIPLMERFYDPTLGEVLLDGENIKSLKLEWLRSQIGLVTQEPALLSLSIRDNIAYGRNATLDQIEEAAKIAHAHTFISSLEKGYDTQVGRAGIELMEEQKIKLSIARAVLLNPSILLLDEVTGGLDFEAEKAVQAALDLLMLGRSTIIIARRLSLIRNADYIAVMEEGQLVEMGTHDELLSLDGLYTELLKCEEAAKLPRRMPVRNYKDTSAFQFEKDSSASHSVQEPSSPKFMKSPSLQRVPGVLRSTDGVYNNSHESPKVSSPPPEKISENGQILDSSVDKEPSIRRQDSFEMRLPELPKIDVQSTNRQTSNGSDPESPISPLLTSDPKSERSHSQTFSRLHSRSDDFQMKAKDEKDTKHKKSPSFWRLAELSFAEWLYAVLGGLGAAIFGSFNPLLAYVIALIITAYYKRDEGHSLKHEVDKWCLIIACMGFVTVIANFLQHFYFGIMGEKMTERVRRMMFSAMLRNEVGWFDEEENSADTLSMRLANDATFVRATFSNRLSIFIQDSAAVIVALLIGMVLQWRLALVALATLPVLTVSAFAQKLWLAGFSRGIQEMHRKASLVLEDAVRNIYTVVAFCAGNKVMELYRLQLNKIFKQSFLHGMAIGFAFGFSQFLLFACNALLLWYTAFAVKKRFMELPIALQVYMVFSFATFALVEPFGLAPYILKRRKSLISVFEIIDRVPKIDPDDNSALKPPNVYGSIELKNADFCYPTRPEVLVLSNFSLKVNGGQTVAVVGVSGSGKSTIISLIERFYDPVAGQVLLDGRDLKTYNLRWLRNHLGLVQQEPIIFSTTIRENIIYARHNASEAEMKEAARIANAHHFISSLPHGYDTHVGMRGVDLTPGQKQRIAIARVVLKNAPILLLDEASSSIESESSRVVQEALDTLIMGNKTTILIAHRAAMMRHVDNIVVLNGGRIVEEGTHDSLVAKNGLYVRLMQPHFGKGLRQHRLV; the protein is encoded by the exons atGATGATCTCTCGGGGGTTGTTTGGGTGGTCTCCACCTCATATACAACCCTTGACTCCTGTCTCTGAGGTATCGGAGCCGCCGGAATCTCCGTCTCCGTACCTTGACCCGGGTAATGACCCTACTGGCGAGAGGATTGAGGAGTCGGAGGAGATGGAGGAGCCTGAGGAGATTGAGCCGCCTCCTGCTGCTGTGCCGTTTTCGCGGCTCTTTGCGTGTGCCGACCGGCTTGATTGGACTCTCATGGTTGTTGGATCGATTGCCGCTGCAGCACATGGTACTGCTTTGGTCATTTATCTTCATTACTTTGCTAAGATTGTCCATGTGCAGAGGATTCCTCACGAACAGCAGTATGAAAGATTTAGGGAG CTTGCTTTAAGAGTTGTTTATATTGCAATTGGTGTTTTTGTTgctggttggattg AGGTTTCATGCTGGATTCTGACTGGTGAAAGGCAGACTGCTGTCATTAGATCCAGATATGTTCAAGTGTTACTTAATCAAGATATGAGTTTCTTTGATACATATGGCAACAATGGGGATATTGTGAGCCAAGTACTGAGTGACGTGCTGCTCATTCAGTCTGCTCTCAGTGAAAAA GTTGGAAACTATATACACAATATGGCTACATTCTTCAGTGGCCTTGTCATTGGATTTATTAACTGCTGGCAGATTGCTCTCATAACTTTAGGCACTGGTCCTTTCATAGTTGCTGCTGGAggaatatcaaatatatttcttcaCAGGCTTGCTGAAAATATTCAAGACGCATATGCTGAAGCTGCTAGCATTGCAGAGCAG GCAGTCTCTTATGCCAGGACGCTGTATGCGTTCACAAATGAAACACTAGCCAAGTATTCTTATGCAACATCGTTACAAGCAACTCTGAGATATGGTATATTGATCAGCCTTGTGCAAGGTCTTGGGCTTGGATTCACATATGGGCTTGCAATATGTTCCTGTGCTTTGCAACTTTGGGTTGGGAGGTTCTTGGTCACACATCAGAAAGCTCATGGAGGAGAGATTATAACAGCactattttctataattttgaGTGGCCT AGGGCTAAACCAAGCTGCCACGAACTTTTATTCATTTGACCAAGGACGAATAGCTGCTTATAGACTTTTTGAGATGATAAGTCGATCGTCATCTGGAAGTAATCAGGATGGAGTCACTCCATCTTCCATTCAAGGGAATATTGAATTTCGTAATGTATATTTCAGCTATCTATCTCGCCCTGAAATTCCCATCTTGAGTGGATTTTACCTTACCGTGCCTGCAAAAAAAGCTGTGGCACTTGTTGGGAGAAATGGATCTGGAAAAAGCAGTATAATCCCACTGATGGAGCGGTTTTATGATCCAACGTTAG GAGAAGTTCTTTTGGAtggagaaaatataaaaagccTAAAATTAGAGTGGCTAAGAAGTCAGATAGGATTAGTGACACAAGAACCCGCCTTGCTAAGTTTGAGCATTCGAGATAATATTGCATATGGGCGAAATGCAACTCTTGACCAAATTGAAGAAGCTGCTAAAATAGCTCATGCACATACGTTTATTAGCTCTCTTGAGAAAGGATATGACACACAG GTAGGAAGGGCTGGAATCGAACTGATGGAGGAGCAGAAAATAAAACTCTCAATTGCTAGAGCGGTGCTTTTAAATCCATCTATTCTGCTGCTTGATGAGGTAACTGGTGGTCTTGATTTTGAGGCTGAAAAAGCTGTGCAAGCTGCTCTTGATCTTCTCATGCTGGGACGTTCAACAATAATTATAGCTCGACGGCTTAGCCTAATACGGAATGCAGACTACATCGCTGTGATGGAGGAGGGCCAACTTGTTGAAATGGGCACTCATGATGAATTGTTGAGCCTTGATGGTCTTTACACTGAACTTCTTAAGTGTGAAGAAGCCGCAAAGCTTCCCAGAAG GATGCCAGTCAGAAATTACAAGGATACTTCAGCTTTCCAATTTGAAAAAGATTCTTCTGCGAGTCATAGTGTCCAAGAACCATCATCCCCTAAATTTATGAAGTCACCCTCTCTTCAGAGGGTTCCTGGTGTTTTACGGTCGACAGATGGTGTTTATAACAATTCTCATGAATCACCTAAAGTTTCTAGCCCCCCTCCTGAAAAGATATCTGAAAATGGTCAGATCTTGGATTCTTCTGTTGACAAGGAACCATCAATCAGGCGGCAGGACAGTTTCGAAATGAGACTCCCGGAGTTACCAAAGATTGatgttcaatctacaaatcGTCAAACGTCAAATGGTTCAGATCCTGAGTCACCTATTTCACCTCTCTTAACATCTGATCCCAAAAGTGAACGTTCTCATTCACAGACTTTCAGTAGACTGCACAGTCGATCAGATGACTTTCAAATGAAAGCAAAGGACGAAAAGGATACTAAGCATAAAAAGTCACCATCCTTTTGGAGGCTTGCTGAACTTAGCTTTGCAGAGTGGCTTTATGCCGTCTTAGGAGGTCTTGGTGCTGCCATCTTTGGATCTTTCAATCCTCTTCTCGCATATGTAATTGCTCTGATAATAACAGCATATTACAAAAGGGATGAAGGCCATAGCCTAAAGCATGAAGTAGACAAATGGTGCTTGATCATTGCTTGCATGGGCTTTGTCACAGTGATTGCcaattttcttcaacatttttaCTTCGGAATAATGGGGGAGAAAATGACTGAGCGAGTTCGGAGAATGATGTTTTCAG CAATGCTACGAAATGAAGTCGGATGGTTTGATGAAGAGGAAAACAGTGCAGACACTCTATCCATGCGTTTGGCAAATGACGCTACATTCGTACGAGCTACTTTTAGCAACCGACTTTCCATATTTATTCAAGATAGTGCTGCTGTTATTGTTGCACTTCTTATTGGAATGGTGCTACAATGGCGTTTGGCACTTGTGGCATTGGCAACGTTGCCAGTGTTGACTGTTTCTGCCTTTGCACAG AAGTTATGGCTTGCTGGATTTTCAAGGGGCATCCAGGAGATGCACCGGAAAGCATCCTTGGTTCTTGAAGATGCAGTAAGAAACATATACACCGTAGTAGCATTCTGTGCTGGAAATAAGGTTATGGAACTCTACAGATTGCAacttaacaaaatttttaagCAGAGCTTCCTTCATGGGATGGCAATTGGTTTTGCATTTGGCTTTTCACAGTTTCTGCTCTTTGCCTGTAATGCCCTTCTTCTTTGGTACACTGCATTTGCTGTCAAAAAGAGGTTTATGGAGCTGCCTATTGCTCTTCAAGTGTACATGGTGTTCTCTTTTGCAACATTTGCCTTGGTGGAACCTTTTGGGTTGGCTCCGTATATTCTTAAACGACGCAAGTCGCTCATTTCGGTATTTGAGATCATAGACCGTGTACCAAAGATTGACCCAGATGATAACTCGGCATTGAAGCCGCCTAACGTCTATGGAAGCATTGAACTGAAAAATGCAGATTTCTGTTATCCTACTCGTCCCGAAGTTTTGGTATTGAGCAATTTCAGTCTTAAAGTTAATGGTGGGCAGACTGTGGCAGTGGTGGGTGTTTCTGGATCGGGAAAGAGCACGATAATATCGTTGATTGAGAGATTCTATGACCCCGTTGCGGGTCAAGTTTTGTTGGATGGTCGAGATTTGAAGACCTATAACTTGAGATGGTTGAGGAATCATTTAGGTCTTGTTCAGCAGGAACCTATAATCTTTTCAACAACCATAAGGGAAAACATTATATATGCAAGGCACAATGCTAGTGAAGCTGAAATGAAAGAGGCTGCTAGAATAGCAAATGCTCACCATTTCATTAGTAGCCTGCCTCATGGTTATGACACACATGTAGGAATGAGGGGTGTGGATCTAACCCCAGGGCAGAAACAGAGAATTGCAATAGCTCGGGTAGTATTGAAGAATGCACCTATCCTTTTGTTGGACGAGGCAAGTTCCTCGATCGAATCTGAGTCAAGTCGGGTTGTGCAAGAGGCTCTTGACACTTTAATCATGGGAAACAAAACAACCATTCTGATTGCCCATAGAGCTGCAATGATGAGGCACGTTGATAATATCGTGGTACTAAATGGTGGTCGAATAGTGGAGGAGGGTACTCACGATTCCTTGGTCGCTAAGAACGGCCTATACGTCCGCTTGATGCAGCCACATTTTGGTAAGGGTTTACGACAGCATCGACTTGTTTAA